CTGGCAGAGCCTGCGCGGCACGCTGCGCACGCTGTCGGACGTGGAGCGCATCACCGGCCGGCTGGCGCTGCTGTCGGCTCGTCCGCGCGATCTGTCCTCGCTGCGCGATACCCTGGCGCGCCTGCCGGAAGTGCGCGACCAGCTGCCGCAAAGCGACGACGCCCAGCTGCTGGGCGATCTGCATGCCGCCCTCGCCATCCCCGAAGACGCCCACGCGCTGCTGCAGCGCGCGGTGATGGCCGAGCCGGCGGCGATGGTCCGCGACGGCGGCGTCATCGCGCGCGGCTACGATGCGGACCTCGACGAGCTGCGCGACATCTCCGAGAACTGCGGCCAGTTCCTGGTCGACCTGGAAGCGCGCGAGCGCGAGCGCACCGGCATCGCCAACCTGCGCGTCGAATACAACCGCGTGCACGGCTTCTATATCGAAGTCACCAACGGCCAGGCCGCCAAGGTGCCCGACGACTACCGCCGCCGCCAGACGCTGAAGAACGCCGAGCGCTACATCACGCCCGAACTGAAGGCGTTCGAGGACAAGGCGCTCTCCGCCCAGGACCGCGCCCTGTCGCGCGAGAAGTACCTGTACGAAGACCTGCTGCAGAAGCTGCTGCCGCACCTGCCCGTGCTCAAGCGCATCGCCGCCGCGCTGGCGCAGGCGGACGTGCTGGCGACGCTGGCCGAGCGTGCCCACGCGCTCTCGTGGTCGCGCCCGGCGCTCACGGACGCGCCGGGCATCGAGCTGATCCGCGCGCGCCATCCCGTGGTCGAGCAGCAGGTCGAGCAGTTCGTCGCCAACGACTGCGTGCTCCAGGAGACGCGCAAGCTGCTGCTGATCACCGGCCCGAACATGGGCGGTAAATCGACCTTCATGCGCCAGACCGCGCTGGTCGTGCTGCTCGCCTACGTGGGCGCCTTCGTGCCGGCCGACGCCGCCACCATCGGCCCGATCGACCGCATCTTCACGCGCATCGGCGCCGCGGACGACCTCGCCGGCGGGCGCTCGACCTTCATGGTCGAGATGACCGAGGCCGCCGCCATCCTGCACCGCGCCACGCCCAACAGCCTGGTGCTGATGGACGAGATCGGCCGCGGCACCAGCACCTTCGACGGGCTGGCCCTGGCCTGGGCGATCGCGCGCCACCTGCTGTCGCACAACCGCAGCCACACGCTGTTCGCCACGCACTACTTCGAGCTGACACAGCTGCCGCAGGAGTTCGCGCAAGCAGCCAACGTGCACCTGTCGGCGGTCGAGCACGGCGACGGCATCGTCTTCCTGCATGCCGTGCAGGAAGGCCCGGCCAGCCAGAGCTACGGCCTGCAGGTGGCGCAGCTTGCCGGCGTGCCGCAGCCGGTCATCCGCGCCGCGCGCAAGCGGCTGGCCTGGCTGGAGCAGCATTCGGCCGACACCGGCGCCACGCCGCAGCTCGACCTGTTCGCCCTGCCCAGCGACCCGTCCGATGACGATGCGGCCGAAGCCGCCGCGCCAAGCGCCCTCGCCGAGGCGCTCGACGGCATCGACCCGGACAGCATGACGCCGCGCGACGCGCTCGACGCGCTGTACCGGCTCAAGGCGTTGTCGGACGCATCCGCGTGATGGCCCGGCCCGGCGCGGCTTTCCGTGCGTGGCGCGGCATCGCCGCCGTGCTGGCCATGCTGGCCGCGACGGCGGCGCCCGCCGCGCCCAAGGGGCACGCCACGGCAGCGCCCGCCGCGCCAGCCGGCTTCACCTTCGCCGTGGTCGGCAACGTGCCGCAGCGGCCCGAAGACGTCGCCCCCGCCCGCGCGCTGCTCGACGCCATCGACACCGAGCACCCCGCCTTCGTCGTCCACCTCGGCAACCTCAAGGGCCGGGACGAATCCTGCACCGACAACCTGCTCGAAGAGCGCCACGACCTGCTCGACAGCACCATCACGCCGCTCATCTACATCCCCGGCGACCACGACTGGAGCGATTGCGGGCGCCCCACCGCCGGCCGCTTCGACCCGATCGAGCGCCTGTTGCGGCTACGCGATCTGTTCTACCCCGACGACAACGCGCTCGGCCAGCGGACCATGACGGTGATGCGCCAGTCCGACCAGGCCAAGTTCCGCAGCTACCGCGAGAACGCGCGCTGGGAAACCGGCGGCGTCCTGTTCGTCACGCTCAACGTGCCGGGCGACAACAACAACTACAAGACCGCCGGCGGCCGCAACGGTGAATACGAAGACCGCCTCGAAGCCAACCGGCAGTGGCTCGCGCGCGCATTCGCCATCGCACGCCAGCGCAAGCTGCCGGGCATGGTGATCATGATGCAGGCCGACCCCCTGTTCGAAGATGGCTGGGAGCGCCGCCGCGCGCCCAACCTGCTCGACGGCCTGCTGCGCCGCCGCCCGCACGACGGCTATCTCGCGCTCAAGCGCCAACTGCGCGCCCTCGCCCGCGAGTACGACGGCGCCGTGCTGCTGATCCACGGCGCCAGCCAGAGCTTCCTGCTCGACCGCCCGCTCAAGGATGAAAGCGGCCGCCCCGATCCGCATGTGATGCGCGCCCGCACGTTCGGCTCGCCGACGCTGGACCAATGGCTGGAAGTCTCCGTCACGCCGGGCACCGCGCCGCTGTTCCACATCCGCGCCCGCCGCCTGGCCAGCGACATCGCGCCATCCACGCCGCAGCAATGAAAACGGGAGCCGAAGCTCCCGTTCCATTGCGTTACCTCTCAGCACACCGATCTGTCAGTGCAGCGTGCGCGGCGGCTCCTCATCGTCTTCATCGGCCACCTCGAGACCGTTCTCGCCGTGCACGTGCCCGTGCTCGATCTCCTCGGCGGTGGCCTCGCGCACGTCGGTCACGCGCAGATCGAAGCGCAGCGCCATGCCGGCCAGCGGGTGGTTACCGTCCAGCACGACCTTGTCTTCGGCCACATCGGTGACGGTGTAGATGATGGCGTCTTCGTCATCGCCATCCTCCGGCACGCCCTCGAACTGCATGCCGACTTCCAGCGGCTCGGGGAAACGGTCACGCGGCTCGATCTTGATCAGCTCCTGGTCGTATTCGCCGAAGGCGTCGTCCGGCTCCAGCTGCAGCTTCGTCTCGAAGCCTTGCTCATGGCCGTCCAGCGCTTCCTCGATCTTGGGGAACGTGCCATCATAGCCGCCGTGCAAATACACCATCGGCTCATCGGATTCCTCGATGACGTTGCCCTGCGCGTCGGACAGTTTGTAAGCCACCGACACCACGGTATTCTTCGCGATTTTCAATTGCGCACTCCATGAACGAACTCCCATTATACGCCGCCGCCCGCGGTGTCCAACCCGGCCTGGCGGCGGGGCGTCCGGCGCAGTTGCTGGGCGGGCTGTCGCCGCGCGATTTCATGCGCACGCACTGGCAGAAGAAGCCCCTGCTGATCCGCCAGGCGCTGTCGCCCGAAGACATGCGTGCGCTGCACTTCCCATTGTCGCCCGACGCGCTGATCAAGCTGGCCAGGCGCGAGGATGTCGAGTCCCGCCTGATCGCCCAGACACGCGGGCGCTGGACCTTCAACCACGGCCCGTTCAACGAGCGGCCGCTGCCATCGCGCAAGGCCCGCAACTGGACGCTGCTGGTGCAGGGCGTGAACTTGGTCGAGCCCGCGGTCGATGCACTGATGCAGCGTTTCCGCTTCATCCCCGACGCGCGCCTGGACGACGTGATGATCAGCTTCGCCACCGACGGCGGCGGCGTCGGCCCGCATTTCGATTCGTACGACGTGTTCCTGCTCCAGGCGCACGGCCGGCGACGCTGGCGGATCTCGTCGCAGAATGACCTCACGCTGGTGCCCGACCTGCCGCTGAAGATCCTGGCCAACTTCACGCCCGAGGAAGAGTTCATCCTGGAACCCGGCGACATGCTCTACCTGCCGCCGCACTACGCGCACGACGGCGTGGCCGAAGGCGATTGCATGACGTACTCGGTCGGTTTCCGCTCGCCGTCCTACCGCGAACTGGCCGGCCACTTCCTCGGCTTCCTGTCGCAGACGCTCGAAGACAACCCGGACTTCGAAGGCCGCTACACCGACCCGGAGCAGAAGCCCGTCGAGCGCCCCGGCGAACTGCCCACCGCCATGGTGCGTGCGCTGGCGCAGAAGCTCAACGCACTGCGCTGGACACCCGAGCTGGTCGGCGAATTCTTCGGCGCCTACCTGACCGAGCCCAAGGACCACGTGGAATTCGTCACGCAGCCGCGCCTGTCGCTGGCCCGCTTCACGGCCCGCGCACGCAAGGAAGGGATCGTGCTCGACGCGCGCACGCAGGCGCTCTACGACGCGCAGCGCTTCTGGATCAACGGCGACACATTCGAGCCTTCGGATACGCTGCTTGCGTGGCTGTCCGCGTTGTCGGACCAGCGCGGGGCAAGCGCGGAAGCAGTGGATACCGCAGCCGATCTGCCCGACCTGATGGATACCCTGCACGCTTGGTACGAGGAAGGCTGGCTGCAACTCGCCGGGCCCGGCGCGCATTGAAACACATCGTTACAAAAGCGCGGGAATCGGGGCGGCAACGGGCAGGCCTCTGCTACACAGGGTAGTTAAAGGCCGCTATAATCCGACGCTGGCTTGCAGCACGAGCAGCCGCCTGCGCGGCTTGGCTGCGGGCACATAAGAAGTGCCGTGTCGTAGAGCGATAATTACCGGTAATTATTCATCGCCCTTTCTGTTGTTTCGCTTTCCATAGTCAAGGATCGAAAAAATGAAAAAGTCTCTCCTGATCGCTTCGCTGATGGCCGCCGTGGCTCTGGCTGCCTGCGGTAAGAAGGAAGAAGCTGCTGCTCCGGCCGCCGCTCCGGAAGCTTCGGCTCCCGCCGCCGCCGCTCCGGCTGCTGCCGCTCCGGCCGCTTCGGAAGCTGCTGCCGCTTCGGCTCCGGCCGCTGCCGCCCCGGCCGCTTCGGACGCCGCCGCTTCGGCTCCGGCCGCTGCTGCCCCGGCCGCTTCGGACGCCGCCGCTTCGGCTCCGGCTGCCAAGCAATAATCGCGCGCTTCTCGCGAGACGAAAAAGCCGACCTTCGGGTCGGCTTTTTTCATGGCTGAACGGCACGCACCTGCCGACAGGTCGCCCGATCGCCACACAAAGTTGTTTCTGAATCTTACAAGGCCGCCGGCCCTCGCTCAGACGGCTTGCCAGCCGAGGCCCGCTTCCTGATCCGCGATCGGCACGTCGCCCGCGGGCACGCCCAGCGCCGACGCGATCGCCGCCGCCGCCAGCTCGGGCGTGTTGTTCTGCTTGGAAAGATGCGCGGCCACGACGGTATGAAGACCGTCGTGCCGGACGCGCGCCAGGATCGCCGCCGCGATGTCATTGGCCAGGTGCCCGAAGTCTCCCCCGATCCGCTGCTTCAATGACCACGGATACGCCGAGTTGGCCAGCATCTCACGGTCGTGATTGCATTCGAGCACGAAGGCATGCAGACCGGTCAGGTGCCCGCACAGGTACTCCGTCGACATGCCGGCATCCGTCAGCACACCGAGGCGCCGCGCGCCGTCGTCGAAGATGAACTGCAAGGGCTCGCGCGCATCGTGTGGCACGGTGTAGGGCAGGATCCGCAGATCGCCGATGCTGAAGGCATCGTCGGCACGGCAGAAACGGACGGCGGCCCGGTCGGCGCCGCGCAGCGATGCCGTGGCGCGATACGTGCCGTGGCTGGTCCAGACCGGAACACTGTATTTGGCGGCGAACGCATAGGCGCTGCCGATATGGTCGCCATGCTCGTGCGTGACGAGAATGGCGTCGAGGGACGCCGGCGTGCAGCCCAGGCGTTCAAGCCGGCGCACGGTCTCGCGGATGCCGAATCCGCAATCGAGCAGGATGCGCGTGCTCGTCGTTCCATCGGTGGATTCGACGAGCAGCGCATTACCGTCGCTGCCGCTGCCGAGACTGGCGAATCTCACTGCCATCGCCCGCCCGGGCAGCCTGACTGCATGATGCCGCTTACCGCAGCTGCTCGTCGAGCAGCGACAGGATGCGCTTGCCGATGTCGCCGGTCTGCGCCGAGCCGTCGTCGTTCTGCACCAGCACGGTCGACGAAGCGCCGCCGTCCTTGACCACCACGCGATAGCGCTTGGCGCGCTTGAGGTCTTCGATCTTCGTGCCCGAGAACAGGCGCGAGAAGAAGCCCGGCGCGTTCGCCTCGGCACGGGTGTCGGCGTAGCGGACGAAGTACACGCCCTGCGAGCGGTCGCGATCATCCACGGTGAAGTTCACGCGGTCGAGGGCCAGGCCCACCGTCCGCCAGGCGCGATCGAAGGGCTCCGGCACCTGCAGCACCGGTTGGCCATTCGCCTGCGTCAGCAGCGACGGGCCGGTACGCGGGGCCGGCTCGGCCTTGGCGCCGTCTTCCACCGGATGCGTGGCCTTGGCCTGCGCCAGCTTCTGCTGGGCGCCCTCCTTGCTCGCACCCAGGCGCTGCATCAGGCGCGACAGGAATTCAGCCTCGAGCTCGGGATCGGCCGGACGCGGCGTCCACACGGTCTGGTCCTTGGACGAGCCGACCAGTTGCTCCTGTGCGCCACGATGCGAGATGTAGACCTCGACCGTGCCGTTGGGGCCCTTCTCGATGCGGGTGCGGAACTTGTCGCGCTCCGAGGTCGAATACAGGCCGTCGAACACCTTGCCGACGGTGCGGCGGATGATGTCCTGCGGAATCTTCGCGCGGTTCTCGGCCCAGTCGGTTTCCATGATGCCGGTCTCGGGCGAATCGATCACCAGCAGGAAGCCGAGTTCCTGCCAGAACGTGCGCAGTTGCGGCCAGAGGGTATCCGGCGTGGTCTTCACGACCAGCCAGCGCTGGTTGCCGTCGCGCTCGATGCGCATGTCGGACACGGCCGGCAGCACGTTGTCGGCACCGGCGCCCGGCGTGGTCACCTTGGGCGCGGCCGAAGTGTAGGCCGACAGCGTGGTGGTGCCGGAATCCGGCGCAGCGTAGCGACGGTCGGCCTGGACGGAGGTCAGGTCGGGCGGGACTTCCAGCGTCGGGCCCTTCTTCGCCTGCGACTTGTAATCGATGCGGTCCGGCTGCATCACCTCATTGACGGTATCGCAACCGGAAATCAGGGCAACCGACAACGCGGCCAGCAGCAGTTGAGCGGACGTCGCCACAGCCCCGCGACGGGTTTGGAGCAGTTTCATTGACTTGCGATCCTTCAGATGAGAACGAGGGCTTTATGAATCAGGAGAGCAGTCCGGCATCCTGCAAGGATGCGCGCACCACCTCTTGATACTGGGCCGCCAGCGGCGTCAACGGCAGGCGGATGCCGCCGGCCATCTTGCCCATGGCTTGCAGGGCCCACTTGACGGGAATCGGGTTCGATTCCACGAACAGGTTCTTGTGCACCGACAGCAGCTGCATGTGAATGCGGCGGGCCGTCTCCACATCGCCGCGCATGGCGGCGGCGCACAAGTCATGCATGGCGCGCGGCGCCACGTTGGCCGTCACGGAGATGTTGCCGTGACCGCCCAGCAGCATCAGCGCGACGGCGGTCGGGTCGTCCCCGCTGTAAATCTTGAAGGACGCCGGCGCGGCCTTGATCAACTGGGCGGCACGGTCGATATTGCCGGTCGCCTCCTTGACGCCCATCACGCCGGGCACCTGCGCGAGGCGCAGCATCGTGTCGACCGACATATCGGCGACGGTGCGGCCAGGCACGTTGTACAGGATCACCGGCAGGTCCACCGACTCCGCCACCTTGCGGAAGTGCAGGTACATGCCCTCCTGCGTCGGCTTGTTGTAGTACGGCACGACCTGCAGCGAGGCATCGGCGCCCACCGACTTGGCGTAGGCCGTCAGCTCCACGGCTTCGGTGGTGGAATTGCCGCCGGTGCCGGCAATGACCGGAATGCGCTTGTTGACCTGCTCTACCGCCACGCGGATCAGCTCCCGGTGCTCGTCCACCGACACCGTCGGCGATTCACCGCTGGTCCCGACGATGACGATGCCGTCCGTGCCTTCGGCGATATGCCAGTCGATCAGGCTGCGCAACGACGGGAAATCTAGGCTGCCGTCCTCGTGCATGGGCGTGACG
The sequence above is a segment of the Ralstonia nicotianae genome. Coding sequences within it:
- the mutS gene encoding DNA mismatch repair protein MutS, whose translation is MPQARQQAIEVLLAGDWQSLRGTLRTLSDVERITGRLALLSARPRDLSSLRDTLARLPEVRDQLPQSDDAQLLGDLHAALAIPEDAHALLQRAVMAEPAAMVRDGGVIARGYDADLDELRDISENCGQFLVDLEARERERTGIANLRVEYNRVHGFYIEVTNGQAAKVPDDYRRRQTLKNAERYITPELKAFEDKALSAQDRALSREKYLYEDLLQKLLPHLPVLKRIAAALAQADVLATLAERAHALSWSRPALTDAPGIELIRARHPVVEQQVEQFVANDCVLQETRKLLLITGPNMGGKSTFMRQTALVVLLAYVGAFVPADAATIGPIDRIFTRIGAADDLAGGRSTFMVEMTEAAAILHRATPNSLVLMDEIGRGTSTFDGLALAWAIARHLLSHNRSHTLFATHYFELTQLPQEFAQAANVHLSAVEHGDGIVFLHAVQEGPASQSYGLQVAQLAGVPQPVIRAARKRLAWLEQHSADTGATPQLDLFALPSDPSDDDAAEAAAPSALAEALDGIDPDSMTPRDALDALYRLKALSDASA
- a CDS encoding FKBP-type peptidyl-prolyl cis-trans isomerase, whose translation is MKIAKNTVVSVAYKLSDAQGNVIEESDEPMVYLHGGYDGTFPKIEEALDGHEQGFETKLQLEPDDAFGEYDQELIKIEPRDRFPEPLEVGMQFEGVPEDGDDEDAIIYTVTDVAEDKVVLDGNHPLAGMALRFDLRVTDVREATAEEIEHGHVHGENGLEVADEDDEEPPRTLH
- a CDS encoding ribosomal protein uL16 3-hydroxylase, whose translation is MNELPLYAAARGVQPGLAAGRPAQLLGGLSPRDFMRTHWQKKPLLIRQALSPEDMRALHFPLSPDALIKLARREDVESRLIAQTRGRWTFNHGPFNERPLPSRKARNWTLLVQGVNLVEPAVDALMQRFRFIPDARLDDVMISFATDGGGVGPHFDSYDVFLLQAHGRRRWRISSQNDLTLVPDLPLKILANFTPEEEFILEPGDMLYLPPHYAHDGVAEGDCMTYSVGFRSPSYRELAGHFLGFLSQTLEDNPDFEGRYTDPEQKPVERPGELPTAMVRALAQKLNALRWTPELVGEFFGAYLTEPKDHVEFVTQPRLSLARFTARARKEGIVLDARTQALYDAQRFWINGDTFEPSDTLLAWLSALSDQRGASAEAVDTAADLPDLMDTLHAWYEEGWLQLAGPGAH
- a CDS encoding MBL fold metallo-hydrolase, with product MAVRFASLGSGSDGNALLVESTDGTTSTRILLDCGFGIRETVRRLERLGCTPASLDAILVTHEHGDHIGSAYAFAAKYSVPVWTSHGTYRATASLRGADRAAVRFCRADDAFSIGDLRILPYTVPHDAREPLQFIFDDGARRLGVLTDAGMSTEYLCGHLTGLHAFVLECNHDREMLANSAYPWSLKQRIGGDFGHLANDIAAAILARVRHDGLHTVVAAHLSKQNNTPELAAAAIASALGVPAGDVPIADQEAGLGWQAV
- the bamC gene encoding outer membrane protein assembly factor BamC; translation: MKLLQTRRGAVATSAQLLLAALSVALISGCDTVNEVMQPDRIDYKSQAKKGPTLEVPPDLTSVQADRRYAAPDSGTTTLSAYTSAAPKVTTPGAGADNVLPAVSDMRIERDGNQRWLVVKTTPDTLWPQLRTFWQELGFLLVIDSPETGIMETDWAENRAKIPQDIIRRTVGKVFDGLYSTSERDKFRTRIEKGPNGTVEVYISHRGAQEQLVGSSKDQTVWTPRPADPELEAEFLSRLMQRLGASKEGAQQKLAQAKATHPVEDGAKAEPAPRTGPSLLTQANGQPVLQVPEPFDRAWRTVGLALDRVNFTVDDRDRSQGVYFVRYADTRAEANAPGFFSRLFSGTKIEDLKRAKRYRVVVKDGGASSTVLVQNDDGSAQTGDIGKRILSLLDEQLR
- the dapA gene encoding 4-hydroxy-tetrahydrodipicolinate synthase, producing MTQISGSLVAIVTPMHEDGSLDFPSLRSLIDWHIAEGTDGIVIVGTSGESPTVSVDEHRELIRVAVEQVNKRIPVIAGTGGNSTTEAVELTAYAKSVGADASLQVVPYYNKPTQEGMYLHFRKVAESVDLPVILYNVPGRTVADMSVDTMLRLAQVPGVMGVKEATGNIDRAAQLIKAAPASFKIYSGDDPTAVALMLLGGHGNISVTANVAPRAMHDLCAAAMRGDVETARRIHMQLLSVHKNLFVESNPIPVKWALQAMGKMAGGIRLPLTPLAAQYQEVVRASLQDAGLLS